GGCTTTCGACACGCTCTACGCCGAAGGCCAGCGGCGTTATGTCGAATCGCTGTCGGCGTATGCGCGGCAGTTCCTGCAGTTGATGGAAAAGCCCGATGTCGATCTGATCGAAGGCCTCTCGCCAGCGATTTCCATCGAGCAGAAGGCGACCTCGCACAACCCGCGTTCGACGGTCGGCACGGTCACCGAGATTCACGACTACCTGCGCCTGCTCTACGCCCGCGCCGGCACGCCTTATTGCCCCGAACATCACCAGCCGCTGGCGGCGCAGACGGTGTCGCAGATGGTCGACCACGTGCTGGCGCTGCCGGCCGAGACCAAGCTGATGATCCTGGCGCCGGTGGTCGCCAACCGCAAGGGCGAACAGCTCGAACTGTTCACCGAATTGCGTGCCCAGGGTTTTGCCCGCGTCCGCGTCGATGGCGAGGTTTATGAAATCGACGCCGTGCCCAAGCTGGCCAAGGCGCAGAAGCATACGGTCGATGTCGTCGTCGACCGCTTGAAGGTACGCGACGACATGCGCCAGCGCCTCGCCGAGTCCTTCGAAACCGCGCTGCGCCATGCCGACGGGCGGGCCATCGCGCTGGAGATGGACTCCGGTCAGGAACACCTGTTCTCGGCCAAGTTTGCCTGCCCGGTCTGTTCCTACGCCTTGCAGGAGCTGGAGCCACGGCTGTTCTCGTTCAACAACCCGATGGGCGCCTGCCCCAAGTGCGACGGCCTCGGCGTGATCCAGTTCTTCGACCCCAAGCGGGTGATCACCAACCCCGAACTGTCGCTGGCCGATGGCGCCATTCGTGGCTGGGACAAGAAGAACCAGTTCTACTACCAGATCATCGAATCGCTGGCCGAGCACTACGGGTTCACGGTCGACACGCCGTTCGCGCAACTTTCCGAGGAAGTCCGCCAGATCGTGCTCTATGGCTCGGGCAAGACCGAGATCCGCTTTCTTTACGAGAACGAGAAAGGCACCCGCTTCGACCGCAGCCACACCTTCGAGGGCATCATTCCCAACCTCGAACGGCGTTATCGCGGCAGCGACTCGCAGGCGGTGCGCGAAGACCTGGCCAAGTACATCAGCAACTCGACCTGCCCGCATTGCTCCGGCTCGCGGCTGCGCACCGAGGCGCGGCATGTGCGGGTCGGCAGCCACACCCTGCACGAGATCAACCGCCTGCCGCTGGGCGAGGCGCGCAATTACTTCAACTGCCTGGAACTGACCGGTGCCAAGGCGCAGGTCGCGGAGAAAATCCTCAAGGAAATCACCGCCCGCCTCTCCTTCCTGATCAACGTCGGCCTCGACTACCTGTGCCTCGAACGCTCGGCGGAAACGCTCTCGGGCGGCGAAGCGCAGCGCATCCGCCTGGCCTCGCAGATCGGTTCCGGCCTGACTGGCGTCATGTACGTGCTCGACGAGCCTTCGATCGGCCTGCACCAGCGCGACAACGACCGCCTGCTGCACACCTTGCAGAACCTGCGCGACATGGGCAACACCGTGCTCGTCGTCGAACATGACGAGGACGCGATCCGCGCCGCCGACTACGTGGTCGACATCGGCCCCGGCGCCGGCGTCCATGGCGGCGCCGTCGTTGCCCACGGCACCCCGGCCGAAGTCGCGGCCAACCCGGAATCATTGACCGGCGCCTATCTCTCCGGCGCGCGGGCGATTTTGCCACCGGCCAAGCGTCGACCGTGGAATCCGGAAAAACAGCTGCAAGTCCTCGGCGCCAGCGGCAACAACCTGAAAAACGTCGACCTGAGCCTGCCGGTCGGCCTGTTCACCTGCATTACCGGCGTCTCCGGCTCGGGCAAATCGACGCTGATCAACGACACCCTGTACGCGGCGGCGGCCAAGCACCTCTACGGCGCCACCACCGAGCCGGCGGCGCACGACCAGATCGTCGGCCTCGACCTCTTCGACAAGGTGATCAACGTCGACCAGGCGCCGATCGGCCGCACTCCGCGTTCCAACCCGGCGACCTACACCGGCCTGCTGACGCCGATCCGCGAGCTGTTTTCACAAGTGCCGGAATCGCGCACCCGTGGCTACGGCCCCGGCCGCTTCTCGTTCAACGTCAAGGGCGGGCGCTGCGAGGCCTGCCAGGGCGACGGCATGATCAAGGTCGAGATGCATTTCCTGCCCGACATCTACGTCCCCTGCGACGTCTGCCACGGCAAGCGCTACAACCGCGAGACGCTGGAAGTCCAGTACAAGGGCAAGACCATCCACGACGTGCTCGGGATGACCGTCGAACAGGCGCGCGAATTCTTCGACCCGGTCCCGGTCGTCGCCAAAAAGCTGCAGACCCTGGTCGACGTCGGCCTCAGCTACATCACCCTCGGCCAGAGCGCAACGACGCTCTCCGGCGGCGAGGCCCAGCGCGTCAAATTGGCGCTCGAACTCTCCAAGCGCGACACCGGCCGCACCCTCTACATCCTCGACGAACCGACCACCGGCCTGCACTTCGCCGACATCGAACTGCTGCTCAAGGTGCTGCACCGGCTGGCCGACCACGGCAACACCATCGTCGTCATCGAGCACAACCTCGACGTGATCAAGACCGCCGACTGGCTGGTCGACCTCGGCCCCGAAGGCGGTGCCGGCGGTGGCCGCATCCTGGTCGCCGGCACGCCTGAAACGGTGGCGCAACACTCGGCGAGCCATACTGGGCGCTTTCTCAAACCGCTGCTGGAAAAAACCGCATGAGCCACGACCCCGACACCAGCGTCATCGACCAGTACAAGGGCAAGCAGGGCCTGACCCGCTTGCTCAACGCGCTCGGCTATTCGCGCGACGGCCTCGCCGCCGCCTGGAAAAACGAAGCGGCGTTCCGCGAGGAAGTGCTGCTCGCTGCCGTCGCCATCCCGCTGGCGCTGTTTCTGGCCCAAACCGGCGTCGACCGTGCACTGCTGATCGGCAGCATCCTCTTCGTCCTGATCGTTGAAATCCTCAACTCGGCGGTCGAGGCAGTGGTCGACAAGGCCTCGCCGGAACACCACGAACTGGCCAAACGCGCCAAGGACATGGGCAGCGCGGCGGTGCTGCTGTCGCTGCTCAACGCGACGGTGATCTGGGCCTGCGTGCTGTGGCCGTAAACCATTTGGCAAGCCCCTAGGTAAATCCCTTAGAAGGTCAGCGAACAGTCAGACGAGCGATCTAAACTCGTTTCCGGTTTCTCCTCCAGGGAGCCACATACCCTTAACCCGTCGCTTGACGGGTTTTTTTTGTCCGCGACCGCCCGCCTCTGCCGGGCAACCGGCCCACCATGGCCACCTGTCACCCAAAATTCATCGTTTGCCGCTAAGATCGCCCGATGACCTCGCACCGCCCTTTCCTGCCGCTACTGCCTGCCTTGCTGGCGCTAAGCACCCTGTACACCGGCCATGCCCTCGCCGCCCGCCCTTTCGTCACTGACGATGCCCGCCTGACCACCGGCGGCAGTTGCCAGCTCGAAAGCTGGACCCGCCTCTACCGCAACAGCCAGGAATTCTGGGCCTTGCCCGCCTGCAACCCCGGCGGCAATTTTGAAGTCACCGCCGGCGGTGGCCGTGCCCGCAACGACGGCGAAGCCGCCACCAGCGACTACGTGCTCCAGGGCAAGACCCTGTTCCGCCCGCTGACCACCAACGACTGGGGCTGGGGCCTGGCAGTCGGCAAAGTGATGCACCCCGGCGTCAACCCCGGTCCGAACCTGCTCGGCAACACCTATTTCTACCTGCCGGCCTCGTTCTCGTTCAACGACGACAAGCTGATCGTGCACACCAACCTGGGCATGTTGCACGACAAGGCCAGCGACCGGAACAGCGCCACCTGGGGCATCGGCGGCGAATTCCAGCTGACCCCGCGCCTGCTCGGTATCGCCGAAAGCTTCGGCGACAGCCGCCACAACCCCTACTGGCAGGTCGGCGCCCGCTACGCCATCGTCCCCGACCGGGTCCAGATCGACGCCACCATCGGCCAGCAATACAACGG
This genomic window from Dechloromonas sp. ZY10 contains:
- the uvrA gene encoding excinuclease ABC subunit UvrA; the protein is METLRIRGARTHNLKNINLDLPRDQLIVITGLSGSGKSSLAFDTLYAEGQRRYVESLSAYARQFLQLMEKPDVDLIEGLSPAISIEQKATSHNPRSTVGTVTEIHDYLRLLYARAGTPYCPEHHQPLAAQTVSQMVDHVLALPAETKLMILAPVVANRKGEQLELFTELRAQGFARVRVDGEVYEIDAVPKLAKAQKHTVDVVVDRLKVRDDMRQRLAESFETALRHADGRAIALEMDSGQEHLFSAKFACPVCSYALQELEPRLFSFNNPMGACPKCDGLGVIQFFDPKRVITNPELSLADGAIRGWDKKNQFYYQIIESLAEHYGFTVDTPFAQLSEEVRQIVLYGSGKTEIRFLYENEKGTRFDRSHTFEGIIPNLERRYRGSDSQAVREDLAKYISNSTCPHCSGSRLRTEARHVRVGSHTLHEINRLPLGEARNYFNCLELTGAKAQVAEKILKEITARLSFLINVGLDYLCLERSAETLSGGEAQRIRLASQIGSGLTGVMYVLDEPSIGLHQRDNDRLLHTLQNLRDMGNTVLVVEHDEDAIRAADYVVDIGPGAGVHGGAVVAHGTPAEVAANPESLTGAYLSGARAILPPAKRRPWNPEKQLQVLGASGNNLKNVDLSLPVGLFTCITGVSGSGKSTLINDTLYAAAAKHLYGATTEPAAHDQIVGLDLFDKVINVDQAPIGRTPRSNPATYTGLLTPIRELFSQVPESRTRGYGPGRFSFNVKGGRCEACQGDGMIKVEMHFLPDIYVPCDVCHGKRYNRETLEVQYKGKTIHDVLGMTVEQAREFFDPVPVVAKKLQTLVDVGLSYITLGQSATTLSGGEAQRVKLALELSKRDTGRTLYILDEPTTGLHFADIELLLKVLHRLADHGNTIVVIEHNLDVIKTADWLVDLGPEGGAGGGRILVAGTPETVAQHSASHTGRFLKPLLEKTA
- a CDS encoding diacylglycerol kinase, with product MSHDPDTSVIDQYKGKQGLTRLLNALGYSRDGLAAAWKNEAAFREEVLLAAVAIPLALFLAQTGVDRALLIGSILFVLIVEILNSAVEAVVDKASPEHHELAKRAKDMGSAAVLLSLLNATVIWACVLWP